One part of the Lotus japonicus ecotype B-129 chromosome 2, LjGifu_v1.2 genome encodes these proteins:
- the LOC130741239 gene encoding protein SEH1 has protein sequence MAKEVLTLDNGTTCSSWNYSGTRLAAGSADGTLSIFDSRDPPSSSSLRLSFKSKVHEGNIVKIVWVPPAYGDAVACISVDGIVSLLEEVVEDSQPLQWKICKCFGSSSDKVLDVQFGISLASLKMVAAYSDGHMKVFELLDPLELKNWQLQAEFQNVIESVSSFGKAVCLSASISFNPQNGGSQESSFLVGFNSNTSELNSAKVWEFDQAHQRWLPVAELAVPEDKGDQVYAVAWAPNIGRTYEIIAVATHKGLAIWHLGLNPDHDGRLPVERVAVLSGHDGMVWQMEWDMSGMTLATTGQDGMVRLWQSNLNGVWHQQAAFEPTS, from the exons atggcgAAGGAGGTGTTGACACTTGACAATGGCACAACTTGCTCATCCTGGAACTACTCCGGTACAAGACTCGCTGCTGGTTCCGCCGATGGCACCCTCTCGATCTTCGATTCCCGCGaccctccttcttcctcctctctccGCCTCTCTTTCAAATCCAAGGTTCATGAAGGAAACATTGTGAAGATTGTTTGGGTTCCGCCAGCGTACGGGGATGCAGTTGCATGTATTTCTGTTGATGGAATTGTGTCATTGCTGGAGGAGGTGGTAGAAG ATTCACAGCCTCTTCAGTGGAAGATTTGTAAATGCTTTGGAAGCAGTTCAGACAAAGTTCTTGATGTTCAATTTGGAATCTCTTTGGCCAGTTTGAAAATG GTGGCTGCATATTCTGATGGTCATATGAAAGTTTTCGAGCTCCTGGATCCGTTGGAACTGAAAAACTGGCAACTTCAG gCTGAGTTTCAAAATGTTATTGAGTCAGTTTCTTCATTTGGAAAGGCTGTGTGCCTTTCTGCATCCATATCTTTCAATCCACAAAATGGTGGAAGCCAGGAATCCAGCTTCCTAGTTGGTTTTAATTCAAACACATCAGAGCTTAATTCTGCTAAG GTGTGGGAATTTGATCAGGCTCATCAAAGATGGCTTCCAGTGGCAGAATTGGCAGTGCCTGAGGACAAGGGTGATCAGGTGTACGCCGTCGCATGGGCACCAAATATTGGCAG GACGTATGAGATCATTGCGGTTGCAACGCACAAGGGACTTGCAATATGGCACCTTGGATTGAACCCTGATCATGACGGTAGACTACCAGTGGAGAGAGTTGCAGTGCTGTCGGGTCATGATGGCATG GTGTGGCAAATGGAGTGGGATATGAGCGGAATGACGTTGGCTACTACAGGTCAAGATGGAATGGTCAGATTATGGCAGTCTAATCTCAACGGTGTTTGGCATCAGCAGGCTGCATTTGAACCCACTTCTTAG
- the LOC130741237 gene encoding COP1-interactive protein 1-like — protein MSHSERMIKRHFREQLSKSFGCQIDPEKAEELRRTKTDIDNNLTRILKLVKSEDQSKKDGNSRKDTELVGLIEDFYNQYQSLYGRLTGEYVKAVPHRLERVQSVSSSGSESDYFSSEEFDTNTELIDSKQRRRSSFAGALEALRTQALTEEHLTTQKEVESLNQQKRTLELQVKSQANEVKQLGTKNAELYARVVELELMLKESKRMLKESRGAVSVFQAKLKKSEEQAISKVADLMARINKLEQEAKSLRTQKARMEEKIKRNRNESLSQKKDLTDQLNAMQQNLDSVCDKNKELEAQLERESEKVSQQLVRIENLEENLAETSSVEECLLKEKECFLARIKDLELEVESRHSKQHDLEQKLRDTRCEINRVAYEGKAVQDRNQELERAMAQREEEIFALLREQESGASTKADIDDLRLEFETLQEQKSKLKLQNEQSQKECSERLAKMENLNVKLETQVADQEETIKKLTETIDQIHAENNQARIWSKKFRSYQQFTERKMDELTEEFRRKMEDNIRILHQRIHVAEQLNNENKDSHKMTRQRYEQENKILGEKVASYEDEIRTLKASPEEVSLNGLGLEALNGLDFAAGKLEEYREYVLSLVSKMMSEVQFAKGWVKKRNGEMKQLKDKVDHLTVLLGDKEEQEVLLREKVWELEANVSKEGGQKLNLMREITQLERKVGKLEKNLKEKDEELVVLGEKKREAIRQLCFLIEFHRDRCVYLKDLMFKTRLHNRK, from the exons ATGTCCCATAGTGAAAGGATGATCAAGCGCCACTTTAGGGAACAACTATCCAAGTCCTTTGGGTGTCAAATTGATCCTGAAAAAGCTGAAGAACTCAGAAGAACCAAAACAG ATATTGACAACAACCTCACAAGAATCCTGAAGCTTGTTAAGAGCGAAGACCAAAGCAAAAAAGACGGGAACTCCAGGAAAGACACAGAACTTGTGGGACTAATTGAGGACTTCTACAATCAATACCAATCATTGTATGGTCGTCTCACTGGAGAGTATGTGAAAGCAGTTCCTCACAGACTAGAGAGGGTGCAATCTgtgtcttcctctggctcagagtctgactacttctcctcaGAGGAATTTGACACTAACACAGAGCTCATTGACTCAAAACAAAGACGGCGTTCTAGTTTTGCCGGTGCCCTTGAAGCTCTTAGGACACAAGCATTAACTGAGGAACATTTAACTACTCAAAAGGAGGTGGAGAGCTTGAACCAGCAGAAAAGGACTCTAGAACTTCAAGTTAAAAGCCAAGCAAATGAAGTTAAACAGCTAGGGACAAAGAATGCTGAGCTCTATGCGCGTGTGGTGGAGCTTGAGTTGATGTTGAAAGAGAGTAAAAGGATGTTGAAAGAGAGCAGAGGAGCAGTGTCTGTGTTCCAGGCAAAGCTCAAAAAAAGCGAGGAACAAGCAATTTCCAAGGTTGCAGATTTGATGGCCCGGATAAACAAGCTCGAACAAGAAGCTAAGTCTCTTCGGACCCAGAAAGCAAGAATGGAAGAAAAGATAAAACGCAATAGAAATGAAAGTTTAAGCCAAAAGAAGGACCTCACTGACCAACTTAATGCCATGCAACAAAATTTGGATTCGGTATGTGATAAGAACAAAGAGTTGGAAGCTCAACTGGAAAGAGAGAGTGAAAAAGTTTCACAACAGTTGGTTCGGATAGAAAATTTGGAGGAGAATTTAGCTGAGACGAGTTCAGTTGAAGAGTGCCTGCTAAAAGAGAAAGAGTGTTTTCTTGCAAGGATAAAAGACTTGGAACTGGAAGTGGAATCTCGACACAGCAAACAACACGATTTGGAACAGAAGTTAAGAGATACAAGGTGTGAGATTAATCGGGTAGCATATGAAGGAAAGGCAGTGCAGGATAGAAACCAAGAACTAGAAAGGGCAATGGCACAGAGAGAGGAAGAGATATTTGCTCTTTTGAGGGAACAAGAGAGTGGAGCTTCTACAAAGGCTGATATTGATGATCTGAGACTGGAGTTTGAAACTTTGCAGGAACAgaaaagcaagttgaagttaCAAAATGAACAAAGCCAAAAGGAATGTTCAGAAAGACTAGCCAAGATGGAGAATTTGAATGTCAAGTTAGAAACTCAGGTGGCAGATCAAGAGGAAACAATAAAGAAGCTAACAGAAACCATAGACCAAATACATGCAGAAAACAATCAAGCCAGAATTTGGTCGAAGAAGTTCAGGTCATATCAGCAATTCACAGAGAGGAAAATGGACGAACTGACAGAAGAGTTCCGGAGGAAAATGGAAGACAATATCCGCATATTGCACCAGAGGATCCATGTAGCAGAACAGCTGAACAATGAAAACAAAGACAGTCACAAAATGACAAGGCAAAGGTATGAGCAAGAGAACAAAATACTTGGAGAGAAAGTTGCTAGTTATGAAGATGAAATTAGAACACTTAAAGCTTCACCAGAAGAGGTTAGTCTAAATGGGTTAGGATTGGAAGCTCTAAATGGGCTAGATTTTGCTGCTGGGAAGCTTGAAGAATACAGAGAGTATGTCCTGAGTCTTGTCTCTAAGATGATGAGTGAGGTTCAGTTTGCAAAGGGTTGGGTGAAGAAAAGAAATGGGGAGATGAAACAACTGAAAGACAAGGTAGATCATCTTACAGTACTGCTGGGGGACAAAGAAGAGCAGGAAGTGTTGTTAAGAGAGAAGGTGTGGGAATTGGAAGCCAATGTGAGCAAGGAAGGAGGGCAGAAACTGAACCTGATGAGAGAAATAACACAGCTTGAAAGGAAAGTGGGAAAATTGGAAAAGAATCTGAAGGAGAAGGATGAGGAGTTGGTTGTGCTTGGGGAGAAGAAGAGGGAAGCAATAAGGCAGCTTTGTTTTCTAATCGAGTTTCATCGCGATCGCTGTGTCTATCTAAAGGATTTGATGTTCAAGACCAGGCTCCATAACAGGAAATGA
- the LOC130741238 gene encoding probable WRKY transcription factor 41, with protein MESDMNWEQKALINELIQGMEMARKLKSDLSLTSSLDTKNLLLQQILSSYDKALLILRCNASNSKSQTMHQATQTLSPESSLFVKRGEDIEGDVKGHHEPKQNSKKRKMLMDKVRVKTENGSEGSQEDGYNWRKYGQKDILGSKHPRSYYRCTFRKSKGCWATKQVQRSDEDPTILDISYHGKHTCSQGNNAVLPPNSQDLQEKPHGYNNDDVPQSQPSQESIAKFRNNLTVNTYNLGNEEMACPFTSSSASFGCMTQDNHNLLPHVSYDPFLSSFTHMHLLSPDSDDITRIISASTSTTNSPIFDLDFTLDEVKINSNFPFNASEFFS; from the exons ATGGAAAGTGATATGAACTGGGAGCAGAAAGCACTCATCAATGAGCTAATTCAGGGGATGGAGATGGCGAGAAAATTGAAGTCAGATTTGAGCTTAACATCTTCGCTTGACACAAAGAACTTGCTGCTTCAACAGATATTATCTTCTTATGACAAGGCTTTACTAATTCTACGGTGCAATGCATCAAATTCCAAGTCACAGACAATGCATCAAGCAACTCAAACTCTGTCACCAGAGTCCTCACTATTTGTCAAAAGAGGTGAGGACATTGAAGGGGACGTCAAGGGTCATCATGAGCCTAAACAAAACTCAAAGAAAAG AAAGATGCTGATGGATAAGGTTAGAGTGAAGACTGAGAATGGCTCTGAAGGGTCCCAAGAAGATGGCTACAATTGGAGAAAATATGGACAGAAAGACATCCTCGGATCAAAACACCCCAG AAGCTACTACAGATGCACCTTCCGCAAATCTAAGGGCTGCTGGGCCACAAAGCAAGTGCAGAGATCAGATGAAGACCCCACTATCTTGGACATTTCTTACCACGGAAAACACACATGTTCTCAGGGAAACAATGCTGTTCTGCCGCCAAATTCACAAGACTTGCAAGAGAAACCACATGGTTATAATAATGATGATGTACCCCAATCTCAGCCATCACAAGAAAGCATTGCAAAATTCAGAAACAACTTGACTGTCAATACTTATAACCTTGGAAATGAAGAAATGGCATGTCCTTTCACTTCCTCTTCTGCTTCATTTGGGTGCATGACACAAGATAACCATAACTTACTTCCTCATGTAAGTTATGATCCCTTCTTGAGCAGCTTTACCCATATGCACTTGTTATCTCCAGATTCTGATGATATTACTCGGATAATTTCTGCCAGCACATCAACCACCAACTCTCCAATTTTCGACCTCGATTTCACACTTGACGAAGTGAAAATCAATTCAAACTTCCCTTTCAATGCCTCAGAATTTTTCTCCTGA
- the LOC130735890 gene encoding mitochondrial adenine nucleotide transporter ADNT1-like isoform X1 yields the protein MASAGEDAKPPPTHRLLSISKSLVAGGIAGGVSRTAVAPLERLKILLQVIPIRFLVTIVQNPHNIKYKGTIQGLKYIWRTEGFRGMFKGNGTNCARIVPNSAVKFFSYEEASKGILWLYQRQTGNEEAQLTPVLRLGAGACAGIIAMSATYPMDLVRGRITVQTDASPRQYRGMFHALSTVFREEGPRALYKGWLPSVIGVIPYVGLNFSVYESLKDWLIRYKPLGIAQDSELSVTTRLACGAAAGTVGQTVAYPLDVIRRRMQMVGWKDAASVVAGEGKGKAEYTGMVDAFKKTIKYEGFGALYTGLVPNSVKVVPSIAIAFVTYEMVKDILGVEMRISD from the exons ATGGCATCCGCCGGTGAAGATGCCAAACCTCCTCCTACTCATCGCCTTCTCAGTATCTCCAAGTCTCTCGTCGCCGGTGGAATCGCCGGTGGAGt ATCACGAACAGCCGTTGCTCCTCTAGAGAGATTAAAGATTCTTCTGCAGGTCATTCCCATTAGGTTTCTTGTTACTATT GTTCAAAATCCTCACAATATAAAATACAAAGGAACAATTCAAGGCTTAAAATACATATGGAGAACAGAGGGTTTTAGGGGAATGTTTAAAGGAAACGGAACTAATTGTGCTCGTATTGTTCCAAATTCAGCAGTGAAGTTCTTTAGCTATGAGGAAGCATCTAA GGGTATTTTATGGCTCTACCAGAGACAAACTGGAAATG AAGAAGCTCAGCTCACTCCTGTCCTGCGTCTTGGAGCTGGTGCTTGTGCGGGAATCATTGCCATGTCTGCAACTTACCCTATGGACCTGGTGCGTGGAAGGATTACTGTACAg ACAGATGCATCTCCTCGTCAATACAGAGGAATGTTTCATGCTCTTTCAACAGTCTTCCGGGAAGAAGGCCCTCGAGCATTGTATAAAGGATGGCTACCATCAGTCATAGGAGTT ATACCGTATGTGGGTCttaatttttctgtttatgaATCTCTCAAAGATTGGTTGATTCGATATAAACCACTCGGAATAGCTCAAGACTCAGAGCTAAGTGTGACCACAAGACTTGCATGTGGGGCTGCTGCTGGAACTGTTGGTCAGACAGTGGCGTACCCCCTTGATGTCATTCGCCGAAGAATGCAGATGGTGGGCTGGAAAGATGCTGCTTCAGTTGTCGCTGGCGAGGGGAAGGGCAAGGCTGAATACACTGGCATGGTTGATGCATTCAAGAAAACCATAAAGTATGAGGGATTTGGAGCATTATACACGGGCTTAGTCCCCAACTCAGTGAAG GTCGTCCCTTCTATAGCTATTGCTTTCGTGACATACGAGATGGTCAAGGACATTCTTGGTGTTGAAATGAGAATATCTGACTGA
- the LOC130735891 gene encoding uncharacterized protein LOC130735891, with product MEKKQQQISNSPWDCGSALYDSFELNSFKRQLDSAIANSHRTLSMSGLPERRRTPPEPTLRPPPSDLAMSRKPFKISRSFHRFLRSVLFKSSKSTTTSYQVPENYTKDGFYMVYEKSTGSVLSTISEVPEFEFGATALSPEISSLVRRSASERFITTTTINIACA from the coding sequence ATGGAGAAAAAGCAGCAACAAATTTCAAATTCACCATGGGATTGTGGCAGTGCACTCTACGATTCGTTTGAGCTGAACTCATTCAAACGACAATTGGACTCAGCCATAGCTAATTCCCACAGGACACTCTCAATGTCCGGTTTACCGGAACGACGTAGAACTCCACCAGAGCCGACGCTGCGACCACCGCCTTCTGATCTTGCCATGTCAAGGAAGCCCTTCAAGATCTCTCGCTCCTTTCACAGATTCCTTCGTTCTGTACTTTTCAAGTCCAGCAAATCCACCACCACTAGTTACCAAGTTCCGGAAAATTACACAAAAGATGGTTTCTACATGGTTTATGAGAAGTCAACTGGATCGGTTCTCTCCACCATCTCAGAAGTTCCAGAATTTGAGTTTGGTGCAACTGCTCTTTCGCCGGAGATCTCTTCCTTGGTCAGAAGGTCCGCTTCGGAGCggttcatcaccaccaccacaatcaaTATTGCGTGTGCTTAA
- the LOC130735890 gene encoding mitochondrial adenine nucleotide transporter ADNT1-like isoform X2 produces MASAGEDAKPPPTHRLLSISKSLVAGGIAGGVSRTAVAPLERLKILLQVQNPHNIKYKGTIQGLKYIWRTEGFRGMFKGNGTNCARIVPNSAVKFFSYEEASKGILWLYQRQTGNEEAQLTPVLRLGAGACAGIIAMSATYPMDLVRGRITVQTDASPRQYRGMFHALSTVFREEGPRALYKGWLPSVIGVIPYVGLNFSVYESLKDWLIRYKPLGIAQDSELSVTTRLACGAAAGTVGQTVAYPLDVIRRRMQMVGWKDAASVVAGEGKGKAEYTGMVDAFKKTIKYEGFGALYTGLVPNSVKVVPSIAIAFVTYEMVKDILGVEMRISD; encoded by the exons ATGGCATCCGCCGGTGAAGATGCCAAACCTCCTCCTACTCATCGCCTTCTCAGTATCTCCAAGTCTCTCGTCGCCGGTGGAATCGCCGGTGGAGt ATCACGAACAGCCGTTGCTCCTCTAGAGAGATTAAAGATTCTTCTGCAG GTTCAAAATCCTCACAATATAAAATACAAAGGAACAATTCAAGGCTTAAAATACATATGGAGAACAGAGGGTTTTAGGGGAATGTTTAAAGGAAACGGAACTAATTGTGCTCGTATTGTTCCAAATTCAGCAGTGAAGTTCTTTAGCTATGAGGAAGCATCTAA GGGTATTTTATGGCTCTACCAGAGACAAACTGGAAATG AAGAAGCTCAGCTCACTCCTGTCCTGCGTCTTGGAGCTGGTGCTTGTGCGGGAATCATTGCCATGTCTGCAACTTACCCTATGGACCTGGTGCGTGGAAGGATTACTGTACAg ACAGATGCATCTCCTCGTCAATACAGAGGAATGTTTCATGCTCTTTCAACAGTCTTCCGGGAAGAAGGCCCTCGAGCATTGTATAAAGGATGGCTACCATCAGTCATAGGAGTT ATACCGTATGTGGGTCttaatttttctgtttatgaATCTCTCAAAGATTGGTTGATTCGATATAAACCACTCGGAATAGCTCAAGACTCAGAGCTAAGTGTGACCACAAGACTTGCATGTGGGGCTGCTGCTGGAACTGTTGGTCAGACAGTGGCGTACCCCCTTGATGTCATTCGCCGAAGAATGCAGATGGTGGGCTGGAAAGATGCTGCTTCAGTTGTCGCTGGCGAGGGGAAGGGCAAGGCTGAATACACTGGCATGGTTGATGCATTCAAGAAAACCATAAAGTATGAGGGATTTGGAGCATTATACACGGGCTTAGTCCCCAACTCAGTGAAG GTCGTCCCTTCTATAGCTATTGCTTTCGTGACATACGAGATGGTCAAGGACATTCTTGGTGTTGAAATGAGAATATCTGACTGA